Part of the Kordiimonas pumila genome is shown below.
ACAATGAAGTAACCGCAAAAGGCATTCAAGGCTCTATTGAATGGTCTGTAAACGAAAATATCACCCTTAAATCGATCACAGCTTACCGTGAAGACTATACGGAAACAGTTATTGATTTTGACAGCCTGCCCATTGACGATATGGACGCCCCTGCCATTTACGACAACAGCCAGTTCAGCCAAGAGCTTCAACTGCTCTATGAAGGCGATCGGTTGAAAGGTGTGCTGGGCGCATACTATCTCGATGCATCTGCTGCGAACGATTTTGACGTTGTTCTTGGCCAAACAGGCCGCATATTTTACGGATTACCCTTAGCAGCCTACACGGGCGGCACTGTTGATACAAAGGCATGGTCATTATTTGCAGATGTAACCTATGATATAACAGATGCTCTGTCCCTATCACTGGGCGGTCGCTACACACATGACAAACGCAGCGCAGACATTTTCAGGGCTAACTACTTTGGCAATGCGTCACCCTTCCTTGGGAACCAAGATGCGATTCTTATTGCTGAAACAAGCAATTACCAAAATTCCAGAACCTTTAAGGATTTTTCACCGCGCATTGCTCTCGATTACCAGCTTAATGATGATACGCTTGCCTATGCATCATTCAGCCGTGGCTTTAAGGCTGGCAGTTTTGACCCGCGCGGCGCTAACTTTTCATCACCCGAAGTTGAAAATGGTTTCAAACCAGAAACACTCGACAGTTATGAAGCCGGTGTAAAAGCCACCTTCATGGATGGCCGAGCAAGAACAAATATCGCTGTTTTCTATAGTGATTACAAAGATATGCAAATTCCAGGCTCTCTCGGTGTTGATAGTGACGATGACGGCGTGAATGACAGCTTTGTTGGTACTGTTACTAACGCAGGGAAAGCTGTTATCAAAGGTATAGAGTTTGAAGGTACCTTCCTTGTCACAGAGGAATTAACCCTGCAAACATCCCTTAACCTGCTGGATGCAGATATCAAGGAGTGGTTATTGGACGGTGCTGATGTTTCTGATCAACGCGCCGTGCAAAACACGCCTGAATTTATGTCTTATGTTGGCCTTACCTACAGCACACCCGCAGGTTCAGGCACCCTTAACCTGAATGCTAACTGGTCACACAAGGGGTCTGTTGTTCAGTTTGAAACGCCGTTGCCAGAAATTGACCAAAAAGCTTATGATATAACAAACGCCAGTATCGTTTATGTCTCTGAAGAAAATGTCTGGTCGTTTGGTGTTCACGCTAAAAATCTGCTGGATACACGCTATAAAACAGCTGGTTATAATTTTCCGCCAACAGTTCTGGGGCTGGAAAACAATATCACAACTTTTTATGGCCCACCTCTCACTGTAACGGCCACCTTTAAATATAACTTCTAATACCCTGACAGATGGAGGCTGCCCCAAAAAGGCAGCCTTTGCTGTCCAGAGCTATGGGTGTTTGCAATGACTGTATTCGATAGAAGTGCCCCCCTGATACCTGAGATAATATCATTACACGGTAAATGGAAAGCCAGTAAGACTGCCCTTATTTTTGGTAATGAGCGACTAAGCTGGCAACAGCTTGATCATGCAACAAATCGCATTGCCAACGGCCTGATTGCAAGTGGTATCAGTCGTGGCAGTATGGTCGGCGTCGTTATGAAAAATGGCCGCCAAATGGTTGAGGTCATCATCGGAATTATGAAAGCTGGTGCCGCGAGTGTTCCGATCAACCTTTCCGTTAGCGATGACACTATAGCCGTAATGTTAAGCGATGCTCATGTGAAAGCTATTATTACAACAGCTGATCAAGAGCATAGATTAGCTTTATTTTATCGTGCACATCCTAGTGTGCTTCAAATTGAATGCCATAACGCAAGTGATGATGGCTTAGAGATTTTTAAACAACAGCATGCAGCGACAAAACCTGATGTGGCACTAAAAAACAACGACATCTTAAATGTTATTTACAGCTCAGGCACTACCGGTCAACCCAAAGGTATTGTACACACCCATGCTGGTCGCAGAGATTGGGCATATGACTTAGCTCTATCACTTCGGTATAATAGCAGCTCTATCAGCCTCATCAATATAGGGCTTTATTCCAATATCAGTTGGGTAAGTTTTTTATGTACCTTGCTCACGGGTGGCACACTTGTACTGCATGAAGCTTTCGAAGCACTTTACACTCTTGAAACCATACAAAATGAACATATTACAAATGTATCGATGGTTCCTATTCAGTTTCAGCGCCTGATGGAGGCCCCAACATGTCCAAACTATGACCTGACAAGCCTGCAAGCCGTGATGAGTTGTGGGTCACCTCTTCATACAGACCTGAAAGAAATACTCTTTAACCGTTTTGGCCCTGTTATTATTGAACTATACGGCCTGACCGAAGGTGTTATAACCACACTCGACCCTGAAGACGCCGCAGAGCGCATGGCGTCCGTAGGTAAACCAATTTTAGGGACTGACATAAAGCTTATCCAAGATAATGATCAGGAAGCACCACAAGGGCAACCGGGTGAAATCGTTGCGCGAGGGCGCATTCTTATGCCCGGATACTTGAACCAGCCGGCTATAACAGCAGAAGCAGCGTGGTACGACAATGAAGGCCGTGCCTGGTTACGTACAGGCGATATTGGCACGTTTGATGCTGACGGTTTTCTCTATATTGTTGACCGCAAAAAGGACATGATTATCTCAGGTGGGCAAAATATTTATCCGCAAGATATAGAAGCCGTTCTTATAAAGCACCCTTTAGTCAGTGAAGTTGCAGTTATAGGAGCACTTAGCGCCAAGTGGGGCGAAACTCCCATTGCCATTATCGTTACATCGCCGCAAGCAAGAGTAAGCGACCATGAGATCAAAAACTGGGCCAACAAAAAACTTGGGAAACAACAGCGTATAACCCATGTTATATTCACGGATGTCCTACCCCGAAACCCAAATGGTAAGGTTTTAAAGAAAAATCTTCGAGCGCAATATGGAGAGATGAGTTTTGACTAATTCAGATCATTATAACAAGTATGTGGATAGCTTTTTCACTAACCCTGATGGCTTAAAGCAGTATTACCGTGATTATAACCATGTAGCCACAGGAAGCCCTGTGGTGCTTTGCATGCCCGGCCTTACACGTAATTCAAAAGATTTTGCTGACATTGCCGCCTATATGGCCGACAGGTGCAGGGTTATCTGTGTAGAACAGCGAGGGCGAGGTAAATCTGAATGGGACCAAAAACCAGAGCGCTACAGGCCAGATGTATATGTTGCAGACATGGTGGCACTACTGGAACATCTGGGCATTAAAACGGTTATAGCATTTGGCACGTCTCTCGGTGGCATGATGACAATGCTTATGGCAACTGTAAAGCCTGACTGTGTCAAAGGTGCCATATTAAACGATATTGGTCCTGAAATAGACCAAACTGGTGTCGCACGTATCAAGTCATATGTTGGCAAAGGCATACCTCCTAAGACATGGGAAGAAGCGGTACGCGCTGTAAAATTTGCCAATCGCGGTGTTTATCCGACCTTTACAGATACAAACTGGGAAGAATTTACACACAAACTTTACCACATTGAAAATGGCACGCCCATTATTGAATATGATCCCGCGCTTAGTAAAAACTTTGAAAGTTCAAAAGACCAGACCTCACCAGATCTTTGGCCCTTTTTTGATGCCCTTTCCATGGTACCTATCGTGGTTTTAAGAGGTGCATTATCTGACATTCTGAGTGCTGAAACACTGAAAGAGATGGAAGAACGTCATCCTGATCTTACCCCCGTCACCGTACCGGACAAAGGGCATGTGCCATTAATGACAGAGCCTGAGTGTAAAAAAGCAATTGATGAGCTCCTGAAAAAATGTAGCTAAAGTGACAGGAACTGTAGACTTGTCATAACGAGTATGGCACAAAGCCGCCTTACTCGTTTGATATAATATTACAAGGTACAGTTAATGGACGAACAATTATTACCCATATCAGCACAAGATGTTCGGAATGCTGCAGAACGCATCAAAGGTGCTGTTATTCACACACCTACAAATCATTCTAAAACATTGTCCGCTATTACTGGCGCCGATCTGTACCTTAAATTTGAAATTTTTCAGTTTACCGCAGCCTATAAAGAGCGCGGTGCCCTCAATAGACTGTTATCTCTACCTCAAGGCACAAAGGGTGTTATTGCAGCTTCAGCAGGGAACCATGCCCAAGGGATTAGTTACCATGCTGGTAGGCTCGGTATCCCCGCAACTATCGTTATGCCAGAAGGAACCCCTTTTAATAAGGTGAAACGCACAGAGGAACTTGGTGCAAGAGTCGTTTTAAAGGGCTCTGACTTTGAAGCCGCTACAAAATTCGCTTATGAGCTTGCAAACACTGAAAACCTAACCTTCATTCACCCCTTTGATGACACTCTTGTCATGGCCGGTCAAGGCACAGTGGGCCTAGAAATGCTTGAAGATGTGCCAGACCTTGACACATTGGTGGTGCCAATTGGCGGCGGTGGGCTTATATCGGGTATTGCGACTATTGCAAAATCTATAAACCCTAATATTCGAATTGTTGGCGTTCAGACAGAAGCCTTCCCTGCAATGAAGGAAACTATCGACGGGCTTTCGCTTGATGGTAACAATATCAGTATTGCAGAAGGCATTGCCGTCAACAATCCAGGCGAAAAGACCCGTGTTGTTGTCAAAGAATTGGTTGATGAAATCGTAACAGTTACTGAACGTCAGATTGAGGCAGCAATTGTTGCCATTATGGAGATTGAAAAGGTTATTGTGGAAGGTGCAGGTGCCATAAGTCTGGGTGCTGTCATGCAATACCCTGAAAAGTTTGAAGGACGAAAAGTCGGCATGGTACTATCTGGTGGTAATATTGATAGTAGGCTTCTTGCCTCCGCTATTATGCGCGGTATGGCACGTGATGGCAGGCTAGCAAGGCTCAGGATCACCATGATGGACCAGCCTGGTGCACTCGCAAAAGTGACTGCTATTGTGGCTACTGTCGGCGCCAATGTTATTGAAATGCGCCATCACCGTGAATTTGGAGCAATTTCATTAAAACAAACAGAAATGGAGCTTGTCATTGAAGCCAAAGACCAAGAGCACGCCATGCGACTGGTGACAGCCCTTGAAGCAGGTGGCTTTAAAGTTGATTATGCCAAAACCGTTTAACAAACAGTGCCAGTAATTAAATAGGCCCGAAAGTAATTTCGGGCCTATTTTTATGTGGTCAAATATAAATCGCGCCTTTTAGAGCTAGCCTCTACTCTGCCGGAATACCGGCTTTTTCTTTGCGCTCTATTTCATCAAGTTGATCTGCCACATGACTTGGCGCTTTAGTATACTTTGCTAGCAGGTCATAAAAAACAGGTACGATAAAGAGCGTAAAAAATGTTGCCACGATCACGCCGCTGAAAACCACAACCCCAATAGTTTGGCGGCTGGCAGACCCTGCCCCAGCAGCAACCATAAGCGGTACCGCGCCCATGGCAGTAGATAGCCCGGTCATCATGATAGGGCGCAGGCGTGTTTTAGCACCATCGATAAGGGCATCGCGTATGACCATGCCCTCATCTCTTTTTTGATTTGCAAACTCGACAATCAGAATGCCATTTTTAGCAGCAAGGCCAATCAACATAATAAGCCCTAACTGGCTATATATATTCATACTGCTTCCCGATAGATACAAACCAACTAAACCACCCAGTACAGCAAGTGGCACAGTTAACATGATAATAAACGGGTGAATGAAGCTTTCAAACTGCGCCGCCAAAACAAGAAAGACAATGAGCAAGGCCATTACGAAAACAAAATATATATCGCTGCCAGCTTCCTTGAACTCAAGAGTAGCCCCTTTATAATCAACACTGATCACATCAGGCAGAGCTTCCCTAATCGTATTTTCCATATAGTCTGTTACTTCACCCATAGAATAACCGGGTGCCACAACACCTGAAATGGTCAAAGCCCTAACCCGATTGTAGCGGTTAAGCTCAGCAGCTCCACTAACAGCATCAACACGAACCAAGTTAGAAAGCGGTATCAACTCTCCCGTTCTGCTAGACTTTACGTGGATATTTTCCATATCCAACGGCTGCCGACGGTCAGAAATCTGTGCCTGCAGAATAACATCATACTCTTCACCGGTGCGTACAAAGGTTGTTACCTTTCTACCTCCCATCATGGTTTCAAGAGTACTACCAATTGACTGGATGGAAACGCCCATATCTGCCGCACGAGGCCTGTCAATTTTCACGCTATATTGTGGCTGGTTTTCTTCCAGATCAGTGTCAACATTCAAAAGACCAGGATAATCTGCAATTTGTTCAAGAATTACTTGCTTATAACGGCTTAGCTCTTCGTATGTAGAACCCCCAATCACAATATTAAAGTCTTCCCCACCTCCAGAACGCGATGACAAGCCTTTAGGAATAAAGGGAATTACATTCATGCCTGTTACATTTTGCATGAGCTTAGGCCTAACTTCATTCAAAATTTCTTCGGCACTTCGTTCTCTTTCACCCCAGGGAACAAGTGTCACAAACCCAAAACCACCACCCGTATCAACCCTAATAAGGAGACGATCGATTTCATCGCCTTTTTTCACATATGGTAAAAGCTGTTCCTCCACAAGATACGCCTGCTCTTCCAAAAATTGATAACTCGACCCTTCAGGGGCTTTAATCCTAAACATAATATTACTGCGGTCTTCCGCAGGGGCAAGCTCGTTTGGAATACGCGGCATAAGGCCTGCAATAAGAGCAAAACATGTACAAAAAGCCAAAATAACAAGAGCTTTATTATTAAGGCATGATTCAATAGCCACACCATAACTCGCTTCAAGCCGCTTAAAAGATCGATCGAGAAAATGAGAGAATTTAGTTTTTTTATTACGACGACGTACAAGCTTGGAACACAACATTGGGGTCAATGTAAGCGCAATAAGGCTAGAGAAGCCAACCGCGGCTGACATTGTTATCGCCAACTCACCAAACAGCAGCCCAATATTGCCAGGCAAAAATACAATCGGAACAAAAACACCAATCAGCACTAGCGTTGTGGCAATAACAGCAAAACCAACCTGGCGAGAACCACGATATGCAGCAATCAAGCCCGGTTCACCAAGATCAACACGTCGTGAAATATTCTCTAACACTACGATAGCATCATCAACGACAAGGCCAATAGACATGACAAGGCCCAAAAGCGTAATCAGGTTAATACTTACACCCATTAAGGATAAAACCAGAAAGCTTGCAATGATACAAATAGGCACTGTAACGGCAGGCACTAAAACTGTTCGGATATTACCCAAGAACATATAGAGCACTAAAATCACAAGCCCCATAGCGATGCCCAGAGTTACATAAACCTCCGAGATAGCTTCTTCAATAAAGATGGAGGAATCAAACGCAACCTCCAGAGACATATTTTCTGGCAAGTTTACCAAAATACGCTCAACTTCTTCTTTAGCACCATTTGCAACAGAAAGTGTATTTGCTGTTGACTGCTTTACAATACCAAGCCCGATGGCCGTTACGCCGTTTACATGGAAAAAGCGCTTGTCCCGCTCAGAACCCATCTCAATCGTAGCGATATCAGAAAGTCGCACCAGATCACCCTGCCCACCATCACGGATAACGAGCGTTTTAAAATCTTCTGGCTTTTCATATTCTCTATTCAATCGAACAATTGTATCGCGTTGGATAGATTCAACTTTACCTGCAGGCAGCTCAACATTCTCTTGCCTTAAAGCATTTTCAACATCAATAACTGTAATTTGCCGAGCAGCCATGGCTTGCCGGTCCAAGTGAATACGCAGCGCATAACGCTGGCGCCCACCTATTTTAATGTTCGATACACCGTCAACAACAGACAAACGATCAACAATATTTCTGTCTGCATAATCTGTTAACTGTAAAATATCCATTGAAGGGCTGGTCAGGTTAAACCAGATTATCGCTTCAGTATCATTATCCGCTTTTGAGACTTCAGGTGGTTCAGATTCTTCAGGTAAATTATTCAAAACACGGCTTACGCGGTCCCGTATATCATTGGCCGCTGAATCAATATCTCGCTCAAGTTCAAACTCAACGCTAATGTTAGATTCACCATCTTCACTACTTGACTGAATGGTTTTAATGCCTGCGACACCTGCGATCGCACTCTCAATAATCTGCGTAATCCGCGTTTCAACAATTGCAGCGTTAGCCCCCGGATAATTGGTTTTAATACCTACGATTGGTGGGTCAACATCTGGTAACTCGCGCACTGATAAATCAGAGAATGATATCAACCCAAAGGCAACAAGCAATAAACTAATAACTGTAGCAAATACCGGACGTTTAACTGATATATCTGATAAAATCATGATTTATCACCATTTATCGGTGCACGCTTTTGCTCAACTTCGCGTACTGGTTGCCCTATACGGCCCAAACGAAATGCTCCTTGAACCACCACTTTGTCACCTGCCGTTACACCACTGGTAATTTCAACATAGCCAGGCCGCCGGATACCTGTTGTTACTTCCCTACGTACAGCAATGCCATCTTCAATAACAAAAACATAATTCTTGTTATTCGCAGGAACTATTCCTTCTTCACTAATAGACAGCGCGTTCCAGCTTCTACTTGTCACCTCAACCATCATCAACATACCTGGGCGGAGGGTATGTTGACTATTGTCAATTTCAGCACGAACCAAAACGGAACGCGTAGCGGGGTCTATTCTGCTATCGACTGTTTTAACAATGCCCTTAAATATTTTGCCAGGATAGGCCTCAACTGTGGCCTCAACACTCTGCCCTGAAGCCAATGTAGCCACAAAACGCTCGGGCACATAAAAATCAAGCTTAATAGTATCTATCGCATCAATTGTTGTAATTTTAGTGCTGGTAGAAAGATAACTACCTTCACTTACCTCCCTTAAACCTAAAAGGCCATCAAACGGAGCTGTAATATAGAGGTCATCTAAGCGTGCTTTTGCGGCAGCAACACGGTAACGAGCCTCTTGAAGGCCCCTTTTTTCGGAATCAAGTGTTGCGTTAGATGCATTACCAGTTTTCACCAAATCATTAATGCGGTCATACTGCTTTTCTGCCTGACGCAAATTGGCATCAGCCTCCTGAAACTGTGCCTCCTCCTCAGCACTCTCAAGCTGAACTAACAAGTCTCCCTTTTTAACAATATCACCGTCCTGAAAATGAACCGACACAATAACGTCTGCAACAGTAGAGGTAAGTGTGACAGATTCGTCAGCTTTTGCCGTTCCTATCGCCTGCACAATATCAGAAAAGCTTCGCTCTGAGGCATGTTCCGTTACAACACTAACGGGCCGCACCTTATCTCCTTCATCATCTTTTTTTACATCCGTCAGCAATAGCCAAGCCGAGGCTCCAGCCAATGTCAAAAATATAATACTAAAAACCACTCTTCCTGAATTCACTCTGTTACCTCGCTATATTTTTA
Proteins encoded:
- a CDS encoding TonB-dependent receptor — translated: MKLSQTAFAALLSGTIISTAFTVPVLAADNEPYALEEIQVTARRRSESLQDVPIAVTAFTAEALELRGAADITDLAQSAPSVTLEPSRATNSTLTAFIRGVGQQDPLAGFEQGVALYMDDVYLARPQGALLDIYDIERIEILRGPQGTLYGRNAVGGAIKYVTRRLSDETEASLKLSYGSYNQMDAVVQLSTPISEKVRIGGTFASLNRDGFGENLTTSDEHYNKKIMAARTSVEILPNEDVFIRIAADYTKDTSNPVSGHRVYDAVISGNPVLEDVYDTEAGASELPSTAGINGNNEVTAKGIQGSIEWSVNENITLKSITAYREDYTETVIDFDSLPIDDMDAPAIYDNSQFSQELQLLYEGDRLKGVLGAYYLDASAANDFDVVLGQTGRIFYGLPLAAYTGGTVDTKAWSLFADVTYDITDALSLSLGGRYTHDKRSADIFRANYFGNASPFLGNQDAILIAETSNYQNSRTFKDFSPRIALDYQLNDDTLAYASFSRGFKAGSFDPRGANFSSPEVENGFKPETLDSYEAGVKATFMDGRARTNIAVFYSDYKDMQIPGSLGVDSDDDGVNDSFVGTVTNAGKAVIKGIEFEGTFLVTEELTLQTSLNLLDADIKEWLLDGADVSDQRAVQNTPEFMSYVGLTYSTPAGSGTLNLNANWSHKGSVVQFETPLPEIDQKAYDITNASIVYVSEENVWSFGVHAKNLLDTRYKTAGYNFPPTVLGLENNITTFYGPPLTVTATFKYNF
- a CDS encoding class I adenylate-forming enzyme family protein, with the translated sequence MTVFDRSAPLIPEIISLHGKWKASKTALIFGNERLSWQQLDHATNRIANGLIASGISRGSMVGVVMKNGRQMVEVIIGIMKAGAASVPINLSVSDDTIAVMLSDAHVKAIITTADQEHRLALFYRAHPSVLQIECHNASDDGLEIFKQQHAATKPDVALKNNDILNVIYSSGTTGQPKGIVHTHAGRRDWAYDLALSLRYNSSSISLINIGLYSNISWVSFLCTLLTGGTLVLHEAFEALYTLETIQNEHITNVSMVPIQFQRLMEAPTCPNYDLTSLQAVMSCGSPLHTDLKEILFNRFGPVIIELYGLTEGVITTLDPEDAAERMASVGKPILGTDIKLIQDNDQEAPQGQPGEIVARGRILMPGYLNQPAITAEAAWYDNEGRAWLRTGDIGTFDADGFLYIVDRKKDMIISGGQNIYPQDIEAVLIKHPLVSEVAVIGALSAKWGETPIAIIVTSPQARVSDHEIKNWANKKLGKQQRITHVIFTDVLPRNPNGKVLKKNLRAQYGEMSFD
- a CDS encoding alpha/beta fold hydrolase — translated: MTNSDHYNKYVDSFFTNPDGLKQYYRDYNHVATGSPVVLCMPGLTRNSKDFADIAAYMADRCRVICVEQRGRGKSEWDQKPERYRPDVYVADMVALLEHLGIKTVIAFGTSLGGMMTMLMATVKPDCVKGAILNDIGPEIDQTGVARIKSYVGKGIPPKTWEEAVRAVKFANRGVYPTFTDTNWEEFTHKLYHIENGTPIIEYDPALSKNFESSKDQTSPDLWPFFDALSMVPIVVLRGALSDILSAETLKEMEERHPDLTPVTVPDKGHVPLMTEPECKKAIDELLKKCS
- a CDS encoding threonine ammonia-lyase → MDEQLLPISAQDVRNAAERIKGAVIHTPTNHSKTLSAITGADLYLKFEIFQFTAAYKERGALNRLLSLPQGTKGVIAASAGNHAQGISYHAGRLGIPATIVMPEGTPFNKVKRTEELGARVVLKGSDFEAATKFAYELANTENLTFIHPFDDTLVMAGQGTVGLEMLEDVPDLDTLVVPIGGGGLISGIATIAKSINPNIRIVGVQTEAFPAMKETIDGLSLDGNNISIAEGIAVNNPGEKTRVVVKELVDEIVTVTERQIEAAIVAIMEIEKVIVEGAGAISLGAVMQYPEKFEGRKVGMVLSGGNIDSRLLASAIMRGMARDGRLARLRITMMDQPGALAKVTAIVATVGANVIEMRHHREFGAISLKQTEMELVIEAKDQEHAMRLVTALEAGGFKVDYAKTV
- a CDS encoding efflux RND transporter permease subunit, with product MILSDISVKRPVFATVISLLLVAFGLISFSDLSVRELPDVDPPIVGIKTNYPGANAAIVETRITQIIESAIAGVAGIKTIQSSSEDGESNISVEFELERDIDSAANDIRDRVSRVLNNLPEESEPPEVSKADNDTEAIIWFNLTSPSMDILQLTDYADRNIVDRLSVVDGVSNIKIGGRQRYALRIHLDRQAMAARQITVIDVENALRQENVELPAGKVESIQRDTIVRLNREYEKPEDFKTLVIRDGGQGDLVRLSDIATIEMGSERDKRFFHVNGVTAIGLGIVKQSTANTLSVANGAKEEVERILVNLPENMSLEVAFDSSIFIEEAISEVYVTLGIAMGLVILVLYMFLGNIRTVLVPAVTVPICIIASFLVLSLMGVSINLITLLGLVMSIGLVVDDAIVVLENISRRVDLGEPGLIAAYRGSRQVGFAVIATTLVLIGVFVPIVFLPGNIGLLFGELAITMSAAVGFSSLIALTLTPMLCSKLVRRRNKKTKFSHFLDRSFKRLEASYGVAIESCLNNKALVILAFCTCFALIAGLMPRIPNELAPAEDRSNIMFRIKAPEGSSYQFLEEQAYLVEEQLLPYVKKGDEIDRLLIRVDTGGGFGFVTLVPWGERERSAEEILNEVRPKLMQNVTGMNVIPFIPKGLSSRSGGGEDFNIVIGGSTYEELSRYKQVILEQIADYPGLLNVDTDLEENQPQYSVKIDRPRAADMGVSIQSIGSTLETMMGGRKVTTFVRTGEEYDVILQAQISDRRQPLDMENIHVKSSRTGELIPLSNLVRVDAVSGAAELNRYNRVRALTISGVVAPGYSMGEVTDYMENTIREALPDVISVDYKGATLEFKEAGSDIYFVFVMALLIVFLVLAAQFESFIHPFIIMLTVPLAVLGGLVGLYLSGSSMNIYSQLGLIMLIGLAAKNGILIVEFANQKRDEGMVIRDALIDGAKTRLRPIMMTGLSTAMGAVPLMVAAGAGSASRQTIGVVVFSGVIVATFFTLFIVPVFYDLLAKYTKAPSHVADQLDEIERKEKAGIPAE
- a CDS encoding efflux RND transporter periplasmic adaptor subunit, with the protein product MNSGRVVFSIIFLTLAGASAWLLLTDVKKDDEGDKVRPVSVVTEHASERSFSDIVQAIGTAKADESVTLTSTVADVIVSVHFQDGDIVKKGDLLVQLESAEEEAQFQEADANLRQAEKQYDRINDLVKTGNASNATLDSEKRGLQEARYRVAAAKARLDDLYITAPFDGLLGLREVSEGSYLSTSTKITTIDAIDTIKLDFYVPERFVATLASGQSVEATVEAYPGKIFKGIVKTVDSRIDPATRSVLVRAEIDNSQHTLRPGMLMMVEVTSRSWNALSISEEGIVPANNKNYVFVIEDGIAVRREVTTGIRRPGYVEITSGVTAGDKVVVQGAFRLGRIGQPVREVEQKRAPINGDKS